The Nyctibius grandis isolate bNycGra1 chromosome 14, bNycGra1.pri, whole genome shotgun sequence genome segment GCATACGTGGTACACAGGAAAGTCACCAGCTCATGAGACATACATGGATAGAAGGCTTACCTCCTTGTCTAAACCAACAACGATACCCGTGTTGAACGCACAGAACATCAAAATAAGTGCAGCAGCAGTCCTCTTACATCagaaaaaccaagaaaaccctCTTAccaggggcaggagagggggtAGACACAAATCCATATCCATTCACTTTTGGAGACTCTTGGGGTATCAGCTCTTTCCCATCTGGTCCCACTTTGCCCTGTTTgtactggaataaaaaaagacaatgcCATTCATGTGGAGAAAGGTGCGAGTCAGCTGTATCTAGCACACACACAGTTCTCCTGGTTGATGAACAACACCAGAGGACAGAGTCCAACAAGGTTTTAGTCAGAAGAAGTAAAACTATCCAACCTGGGCATTGAGGGCTGCAGCTTGTTGGAGCTGTGATTTGCTCACAGCTTGGCTAAAAGGGTCCTTCACAAAACGGGTGTTTCGATGGACAACCTCCCTGGGCTTCTTAAATACATCATTCTCATCAGGTAcaccttgaaaagcaaaaagttttTTGAGGAAGGGCTCAGGTAACACTAAGCAGTGTGCTCTAAAGCTCCCAGCCAACATAACACTTGCCACACATTCCTGCACAACCCGGAATCCATCAGCAATTGCTGTGTGTATCTCTAGccatttaaaacaatatttgcaCTAGATATAAGCTTTGTAGCGTCTGAAATGTATAAATTAagatcagattttaatttttttttttagaaaacagtcAACAAGACTTTCTCTACTTGACTGGTTTGCAGAAATTATCAATTGTACATTTATagccaaaaagaaaactgtgtttaCAAAATGATGTAGTTTTCTATAGCAACCAAGGGACCAAAAAGCCCAAGGAGCACTCTTTGAGCAGaagcaaagactgaaaaaagatgacaagaaAGTGCTCATAAATAAGATAGACCAAATTGGAAAGAGCTTTGGCTCCTGAAAACAAGTGTTTCCGTAATACAGATGACATGCTTCTCAATGACAAATAGAACATGATCAAACTTTGCAATCAGAAGCAAAGGAGCAAggtccaaaaaaaagaaaagaaaaaaaattaaaacttcttAGCAACTTTATATATCTGAggttcacagaaaaaaaagttcagtattACCAGTAAGAGCTACTCAGTCATCTACAGAAGTGCCATAAGCACTGTTTGGAGTGAACCCACCTAGAACCAATGCCTCTCCTGAGAAACCTGTACGCCTCACCTGTCGGATAATACATGAGGGTGTTCCGAGCCGTGTACTCCCAGGTGTCCAGTCCAGCTTTCACATTTTCCAGAGCTTGCTGCTCTGCTGAAGGAAGTGCCAGGTTCTCACTTCGCCGCTGAAAgggtgatggaaaaaaaaattttaaataaaaaaaaagtcaggccTGAAACAGACTCCTGCAATCTTTTAAGCAGGCATACACAACCTGGAGAGCTCAATCGCGAGCTCAGCTACATGCCCTAGCACTTTGCATCTGGCATGGCACAAGCACTATCTCTCTGGCAAGCACCATTTGAGAAACCATCCTGTTCCCAGGTGAGCTTACAAACAACAACTCCACACAAAGTTCTGGTATAAAATCAAGTGAGAACTAAAGAATTAACTTCTCAGAAAGGTTATGTTTATGACTTTATTATATCTTGTCACAACACTTGTGACGGTtcaaagtttttctgtttttttctctatctACTAATCAAAACTCAAATGAAGCATTCATTGCTAAATAAAGGAAGAGCAACATACAACACACATCTAATGTAAAAGCAGTCTACAAGGCTTTGGCACATAACCTTGGAAGAATACTTGTACCATCCTAGTCTTGTGCAAACTGTATTAGCTGAGGCAAGCAGTAACAAAAGAACAGACACTTCTTCAATACATTTCCATAGGCAGTACAAGTATGGAAACATTTGACATATTCACACGATTACTTCTGTGCTGTTACCAGCATACCAGTATTACTGATACCGAAAAGGCACTAATAGAATGCAGTCAGCCACTGATAAGttactccattttaaaattctcaCACTAATTAAACTAGGCAATTACTGCCAGAAGCTATATATTAAAGACATCAACTGATGTTGTCTTTAATAGGTATCGCCCATATACACTTAAATAGCAGTACTCTCACTGAATACGTTAAATGAGGCATAGCAAAGTCATCTGCTACACAAACAGGCATGCTGTGCAAGGAAATGCAAGGTCTGAACGGAGTGCTGGCTGACAGGAAGACACACAACATCAGCACAAGACCGGCTCCTGCAACTTCACCTTGACCTGACACAACCCCTGTGCTTTGGCACTgttctcctgctgcctgcctttTAATTCTGGATGAAAGCATTCGAGCAAAGAAGATGCATAAGGAGCCACAGAGGGCATTTTTATTGTAACAGACCCCGAGGGTTTACATTAGCTGGGATAAAAACATAACACTCACAACACCACCACTCATGTGTCAGTGCCAAACTTCATTAAAAGGCACTGCAGCTCACATCCAGCACTGACATCTGGCAACAGTGCCAGCTGCTCACTGCTGGTGGAGAAAGATTGACATGGGAGCCCAGGAACAGCTCCTGAACATCCCATGAAGCTAGCTGAGGAAAACAGCACAGCCAGCCAGTACTGTGTACAGTACTTTACTTCGGCAGCTGAACGGATTATTACCgacaacagaaacagaaaactgaaatgagaaagaCAATCTAACTGTGAATAATAAAGGGCTGACAGATAAACAACAAGAACTGTTCTCAGCTGCTCTCCTTGGTATTGCTGCTTAAGGAAGCAACTGCCAAGAACAGCAACACTTGCACTTAGTGCAATGCTTCACAGTCTCAAAGCTTTCGGAAGAGACAGATCCTCAGCAACTATGTCAACACTCTTCTTGCCTTACAGATGGGTTAAAAAACAGGACTGCAAAAGGAAGCAATGAGCTGTCACAGGACACAGGAAACTCAGGCTTAGCTCAGATTTAGAAGTGATCACCCCATGCACCTCCTATTCAAAATCAAGACCTTTCTACTCTTATTCAATAATATGAGTAATTCATCCGTCTAATGCAATAGCCCCATGCTCAGAGCCAATGAGTTCTCATCAGCATTTATAGCAGGATTCAAAAACAGAAGGTAAGATAATATTCTATTTAATCAAACAAGAAAGTAATATAGTAAAACAGTATTTCCCTGTTGTGTCACTTTGGAACATCAGAGGTACAGCTGAGCCATTTCTCTACCTGGGCATACTCCTCTTCCGCACAGTACAGCCAGGCATGCTTgactttctccttctctttggCCACTTCCATGATCTGCTCGAATGAAGCATTATCTTCGCTCGTATATTTTGCTAAGAAGCTGTCCAGACTGGGAAGTGCAGCTTTAtcatctttttctgcttctcctaataagaggagggaagaagactGAGAAAGGTCAACCCATCCCCTTTCTATGAGAGCGCTATACATAACTCTTAATCCCTTCTGCCAGTGAGCCTTCTATGGACCCATTAATAATTAACATGAAgcttggtggaaaaaaaaacacatatatacatgcagAGTGGTACaataataaattcttttttggAAGACATATAACCAACTTTCACATAAAACCTTTTATGGCATTTATATCTATTTATGTTAAAGGGAAAATGCACAAGTGGCCAGCTACTAGCAGACATATTTAATATACTATATGAATAGCTCTGCCCTTACAATCTTTGCTTACTTACAGAATTAATTGCAGGTGACACAGGAAAAATTTACTGCCTTCAAAGAGATCAGCTGAGTTCAGAATTTACGCAGCCATAAAGAGACCCATAACTGAGAATTCACACACAAGATGTAAAACATTACACCAAGTTCAACTTCAGAGTGATCATCTTCACCTACTAGAAGGTTaaagaaaactgcttaaaaATCTGCTAAACACCCAAAACCCTTACAGGAGACAGAGCTCACAAAAGTATTTGCCTGCTGCTGAAGAATTCAGCTAGAGAAACATCATTCTCCTACCTTCCTCTGCAGCTTTGATGCCAGCTTTGGATTTATTTCCCAGTGGAAGACCACCTGGATGCACTTCTGGTGTTTCAAACGTGGCTGGAGTAACATCTGtgatagaaaaagaaatgctcacATGGTTACTAGAGCACAGAATAGGATACCAGCTGTGATATCTTCTACCCCAGTAAGGGTCACGTGCCAAACAAGTCACAGGAGACACATCAAGAGaacaataatttaatttataagtTATGAAAAGACTCCAAAATACTCTATTCAATTCTGTCTCAATCACTGAACAAGATTTTGCTCTCATGTAAGATGTATTTTTCTCCTGGTGGAAAAATTCACAGGAGATCCACAGCCCAGTATATTTGCCACCTTATCTAGAGCTTTTGCCAACAGAAGCAAGCAGCAACATAACAATCCAAACCTAGGCCAGGGCCAGCACTTgcagaaggggaggaagggaaactACCTGGTGACACATGCCCTTTGCCGTGAGAAAGCTAGTTACCAAAACCCCACCGTGAGAGCTCAGCCAGGGACCGGGCTTTACTATAAGAAACACCTGAACTTGAagtgaaagcaaaaccacaacAGGGCACTGGATGCCTGCTGTGTGAATTCTGATAGTCACGAGCTACCAACACCTTCTCTCCCCAACATATGAAAATTTTACACATCTGTAGATGCAACAAGAATGCTTAAAACTATAATAAGGATTCAAAACATAAACATAGCTTAGAGTGTCTGATAGTATAATATTGCACATTAGAGCACGTAACATTCTCTAGGGAGCACGAATTTCGCAAAAGATGCCTATGAGGACTGGTTATTCAATAGctgttttttccaaaaccaTTCCCTTAAGAAGGAATTATTAGACACCATTAATGAGAAATTCAGCACCAGCCATCACATACTGGCTACTGCCCAATCCAGTATACTAATTCCCATGCAACGTCAATCTTGATTCTTTAAGATAAGCCCTACCTGCACAAAGTTAGATAAACAGAGCAGTAATATTAGATATAAGACCCTTATGCCCCAGTGAGCCAGTTCTTACAGGGCACAGGTGTGTCCCTCGATGATTTACCCAAGGAGGAACCAAACTTGATAGCGatttgcctcattttctccaaGTCACCGTTTTCTTCAGCCTCCAGATATTCCTTCTGCGCTCGCAACTTCTCCACATCAGGAAAGAAGTCTCGCTGAATAATCTTCTCTAAACTCTACAAACGGAGAGACAACTGCAAGGCCGTGCTGGGACACCCCAGAGTGCCAGCTCAGCTCGGGGCCAGCACACGGGAAGGGCAGGCAGCTCACAGGCGCTCCAAGCCAAGGCTGGGCCGGTGGCAGCACGCTGATCGCTGTCGCCGCAGGAGCCCACGgggaggccccagagctgcctCGTCCCCAGGCCCGACCCGCAGCCGGGGTCATAGTGGGCAACGGTCACGGGCAGACCCGAGCCGGGCAGACCCGagccgcgccccgccgcgctgGAAGCCGCTCGGCCCAGGTGCCAGAAGTGCGGGGCCTCCCGGGCCCCGGCGCGGCCTGCCGGGCTCTGCCCCTCCTTCTGCCCCAAGCCCcagcccaggcccaggcccaggcccgcCGGCCTACCTCGATGTAGGCCTCCTCATCCAGGATCTTCTTCATGCGCTTCGGGGCCGGCGGGGTCGCCTCCTTCCCCGTCGCCACGACGGtgccggcggcagcagcgggcaCCAAGGCGCCGGAGGAGGCCGctggagccgccgccgccgcctccatAGCGCCGGGGGCCCGGCGAGCGCCCTGACTCTCTTCAGCTGCCATCGAGACGCGACGCGACACTCTGTGACGTCACGCCGCCGCGCCACGGGCAGCCGGAACGTCCCGCACGCGCCGCCCCGCCCACGGGGGAGACGCACGGAGTGGTGCGCGCGGCGGCCGGCGCGCCCCCTGCTGGCCGGGAGGACCCGCCCCGTCCCGCTCCGTGACAACGCCGCGACCTCGGCCCGGGTCGGCGGCGGCTGTGACCGGGctgcgggggggctgcgggcgggagAGCGGGACGGGGCCGGGGCGAGGCCTGTGGTGGGTCTCTccccccccgcaccgcccccgGCCGCGCTCAGGGCTCCCCGGGAGCGGGGACCGGGTGCTCGCGGGCTGCCGACGGgccccccggggccgcggggcagGCGGAGGCCCTGCGGGAGCAGGCTCTGCCGGCCCGCATGGCcagggccccgccgcccgctccccgcaGCCTGCACAGGGTGACGGGGCGGTTTTATTTTTCTCGCTGCTTTACAGGACGCGGTTTGTCCTCGGCCCCGCCGGGGACACAGTGACAGGGTGGCGGCTCGCTGTGCCAGCCCCTCTCAGCACAGCGCAGGGATCACCTCTGCCCCGGGCCGCAGGGACAGGCCCGTGCTGCCTTGGTGAGGAACACATCGCCTGTTCAGCGAGCTCAGCCCCAAAAGCAACTCTAGATGCCGTCGAGGTGCTGAAAATAGGAAACATTCATTTGCAGGGTGCAAATCTACAGGAGTAAAACAAGCACAAATATACCTGCACAGAGCAAAGACGAGCAGGGGAGCCTCCCCTTCTCTTAAAGCACACACATTTAACACGGGTACAGCTCTGTCCCCTGAATGGGATTTTGACAGTGGTTTCTGCTTAAGCATCTGAAAATCGTGCCTGGTGGGTTATTTGCCACGTGAACTAGGTTTAGAAGAGAAACTGGGATGTGAAAGTACCATGTCTGCTTTCACCTGTACTCCTCTGGGAATCACAGAGATTCCCTTTTGCTTCATTAGTCCCACTCAGATTACCCCCCTACAGAACCTGTCAGCTACGGGAAATGGATGTCCTTGGCGTTCAGCTGCTGAGGTGCAGCCTCCGACCACTAACAGCTCTCCTCGGAGGGCTTCTTGGTGCTCTGAAGGATCAGTGCTGAAGCAGATGCCCTCTTCTGATGCCGCCACTTGGCCCGCCGATTTTTAAACCAAACCTAGAAAgtgcaaaatgagaaaagaagaacTTTTGCATTTCACGTGTTACTTGGAGGGGGGCAGGCTGTTCCACTCCTGGGCTGTACAGCATAAGCTGTAGGATACTGCAATATATTTCCTGATATAAAAGTTTAATACAAAATTGAATCAGTCCCTCCCCTGCAATCCTGCTTAGATACATGTAAGGGGCACAAGGAAGCTGCAAGCCCCTCGTCGCAAATTCAGAAGTCACACAGATCACATAAATAAGGATTATACACTTGGGTGCAGGAGATGGGCAGAACTGGGCGTATCTGTGTGTTTATATAGGTGAATCTAGGAGAGACGGACCAGATACTAGAACAAATCAGCCAAGCAGAGCTCTTTTACACTCTTCCATTGTTTGCCAAACCTAAACTGTGTTTTGTTAAATACCCATGAACGGTTTTTAAAATGAGACCCTGGGTCTGCAGCTCCCAAAAAAGGCAGCACAATGCCCCGGTCTGTGTTCTCGGGGGGCTGCAGCTAACAGTACCTCAGCGAGCGGCAGGATCTCACCTCTACCCTCTCCTCCTTCAAGTGAATGCGATTTGCCAGGTGCTCACGGGTGATGACGTCCGGGTACTGGTTCTGGTGGAAAAGCGTCTCCAGGGCCTGCAGCTGGTCCTCAGTGAATATGGTGCGATGCCGGCGCGTCCGGCGCTGGATCTGGTGGAAAGTCTGCAGCTCACTTGGGTTCCCCTGGGGACTCTTACAGACCCTGACCGCCGAGTGGAAGAGCCGCATGGGCCAGGGGAACCGGGCGTCTGCAAGGGgagaggaacagcagcagcgtTAGGTGTGGGGGACTGAAACACCTGTCTTGCTCAAGGCAGGTCAGGCACACGTTCCATCCACGCATGTTGCTTGGAAGGAGGCAGCTGGCCAGCTGGCATGGGTGACGAGCTTGCGTGATCGCCACGCAAGCGAGAGAGGGCTTAGGGCACCACTTCAGGAGAAgtgtgcaggtggggagcaCTGGTTGGGTTGTCCTTTACTTACCAATCGCAGTTTGGCCAGCTCCAGAAAATGAATGGGAACTCACAGCCCAGCAAGGAGCTGTGTTTCAGTCCTCACACAGGGGATTTCTGAACTTTCAGGATGCTCTTGAACTGCATTTTTAAGGGTTTGCTACTTTTTcgttggtgttttttttttttgctagatgCAGTCATTTTGCTAGATGTAGCCAAAACCTCTCTTCTTTAAAGGACAAGTGAAGTTCCCCAGGGCTGGTGTTGTCAGGAAGTgcaggcacagctctgcacaTGGGCAGCATGACCATGGGGCCCCACACTCCACAGAGAACTTCCACCCCTAGAAGCATCATCCTCTCAAGTGTTTTATAACAAAACAGTAACATACAGTGATAAACAGCccctgctgcttttaaaagccTGGTAGCATTGCAGGTAAAAGTGCCTGCTGTTAGGAGCTACGCTGGGAATGGATCCTGCTGCTAAGGTCTGAGAAGACCCCTGTGGTGGCAGCCCAGACACTATATTGTCACTCAATGCCCAGGTTTTCCGCTCCACGAGCCCTACATCGTGAATCAAACCCGAACACTCACCCAGCCAGCTCGGCGACTCCTGCAGGGAACGGGTGCTTGTGtgagaacagcagcaacagtTACAACCTGGTCCTTCCAgctcttccagctcttcctcctcctcctcctgcagggaGCTGGCCGGGATGGCCTCCAGCCCACACAGCCCCTTGGGTGTGCAGTCCAAGATGCCCCGCAGGCACAGTGGGACCAGGACCTGGGGGCTCTTCTCTGCCGGGCTGGAGAGGATGTCCTCGATGCTGAACGAACGTGGCTTCTTGAGGCCTCTTCTGCTGGCATCAGCGTCTGATGCTGGCTCCGAAGACATCCTGTGCCAGCCGCAGCGTCCGTGGGAACGGGCAGCTCAGGCTGAGTGGGGTTTGCTCTCTGTGCACTAACTCTGGAGCGGGGTCTCGCAAGGAAGAAGGCAGCTTACGTAGCTTTTAAAATGGACCATCGAAGCTGTCCAGAATCGCTGCTTTGTCTTGGTGTTTCAAATCACTGTCATTCTCGCAGCCgagtttttatttcatacacATACgcactttttctccttctaacCTAGCTGCTTTATGATTGAAGCCAccctaaatatatatatatagagagagatatAATCCCTTTGGAAAGAAAACCGTAAACCCTCCTGTGAATAAACTAAATTCTAACTAATCTTGGCAGCTTTGTGAAGGGTTAGTGTGGATCTAAGATTTAGCTAATCCCACAAAAATGACTGGAGAAGGAAATCTGATTTCTCCATCTCGGGTGTAGATTTGAGGTGGTTATGATCTCCATTGTGCTGCTGCCTCCGATCCAAGGAAGGGGGAGGATAGCTGTTCCCAGCCCGGAAATGGACCAGAGGATTAACTccttaaaagcagcaaattatCCCTTTCTCTGGCCAAATGAAAGCTTTCCCATCAAAAGAGAGCTGTCATATCATACAATATGAGGGAGGAGAGAGTTCAGCTtaataaaaaatcatttttaatgATAGCACAGCCTTTGGCTGTGCCAGAACTCTCTGTGAaagttgatttattttctgctgaaagcagagaaattgtattttccctctttcccctttcccccacCTCTGCTGCCCTAATCACAGGGATAATACAGATGCTTTGCATGTATCCAACACACTCTTTGCAAGGATTCAAAGCCCTTAATAAATTAGATTACTGGCAGCTCATGGCAGCTCTGTGGTGTAGCTTAGTGGCATGTAGCCACCTCCTGTATGGCTGAGCTGTCCCCCTGCTAGGCGtcaggaaggggaggggagctgcctgctgcctccGTGTGCAGGCAGAGGGGTCCTGCGGCAACTGGGGCAGAAGGATGGGCTGGGTGCCACAGCTAATGGGCGGTTCAGGGAGCCCAGAGCAGCCAGGATGGCTGCCTGGGGCAGTCAGGCTTCCCCAGAGCTTTGCCAGTCTCCAGTTCCCAGGTGCTTCTGTCCAGCAAGAGGAGCTGGGGTGAGGCTACGTCCGAGAGCAGTGACTCAGGACGGGAGGGGACGCCTGGCACCGACCCTCCCGAGAGCAAACAGCAAGGCCTGCCCAATGCGATccacaggaggagggaggaggccTTCCATCTTGGGTTTATAACTGAAATGAGTAGCTGAGGTTAAAATAGAGAACCTGAGGTTGAGCTCAGGTTACTTAGGAAAGTTTAAACCCAAGCTCTTTTGCCCTCCGTGCGGCTTAAGCCGAGGTGGGCAGTGAGGCTTTGGGAGCTCACCTGGGGAATGCTCTCCCTCTTGGTGTTTCTTTGCAGGGGAGAGAAGATACCAGTCCCACCACTCACGGTACACGGAGGAGACACACAGGTGAGTGCTGTGAAACCATGATGCACCAAAGGTCCTCAGGGCACCTCATGACTTCATGCTGAACAGCCCAGCAACCGCTCCAGCATCACACAGAAACGAGAGCCAGTCTCCAGGAGAgcccccccccagtcccctctcttttctccttggCTCTGCTTTTTGCCTGCCCTTCCTCACCCTGCTGGTCTCCCAAAGCTGGGAAGAGATGTCCCGTAGCCTCGCTACCTCTGACCCTCAAACCTCTGTAAAGTCTCACTTAAAACCAAAccactattttttcttccatccctTTATTTGCCTCTCCTTCAGCTATTCTGATGGCATAACATAAATTATAACCATGTTCTATGAACCTTTACGTATTTGCTGTAGGTTCAAGAGGAAGATGCCTTTGTAGCCGCCTGGTCTGGACATGTTCACTGCTGCCCTGCCAAGACATCAGCACTCCAGAGGCACTGGGGAGGCACTAGCGCTGGGGATCATCGCAAACTGCTCCCAGCTTTTATGCGTGTACCCAAATGCTGACACAGGAGATGGATGTGGGGCCGGGTTCTGCTCCCCACACCGTGCCAGTCCAGAGGGACCGTAGGGCAGGCGAGCTGGGATGTGCCATGGGCAGGAGCAGGAACTGACCCTTTCTGTTCTCAGCTGTAATAATCATAGGCCCACAGCAGATTAATTCTCCTTCCCCATCCTTAACAAAGGACGCCTTTCCCTGGCCTCCCCTGCCCGTCCCTGCCTTCCCACCGCACATGCACTTAGCCTATTAGGATCTCCGCTGATTGCTTTCTTTCATTCCTCCCATAcctttcacttcagaaaatggACTGGTAATACTTCTTTTATCAAAGAATTATGGGATTTAGGACCCAGATCTTACAAAGAGACTTTTGATAGCTGCTGGTAATCAAATCCCAATCGGCAGACACTTCTCTGCGCCCTGTTACCGGAGAGGAATAAAGGAAAGGGATTAT includes the following:
- the ESS2 gene encoding splicing factor ESS-2 homolog; translated protein: MEAAAAAPAASSGALVPAAAAGTVVATGKEATPPAPKRMKKILDEEAYIESLEKIIQRDFFPDVEKLRAQKEYLEAEENGDLEKMRQIAIKFGSSLGKSSRDTPVPYVTPATFETPEVHPGGLPLGNKSKAGIKAAEEGEAEKDDKAALPSLDSFLAKYTSEDNASFEQIMEVAKEKEKVKHAWLYCAEEEYAQRRSENLALPSAEQQALENVKAGLDTWEYTARNTLMYYPTGVPDENDVFKKPREVVHRNTRFVKDPFSQAVSKSQLQQAAALNAQYKQGKVGPDGKELIPQESPKVNGYGFVSTPSPAPGVNESPFMTWGEIESTPLRLEGSETPYVDRTPGPAFKILEPGRRERLGLKMANEVAAKNRAKKQEALRKVTENLASLTPKGLSPALSPALQRLVNRTASKYTDKALRASYTPSPAHTGTPGYKTPASGPHTPTGTPRSRTASRTPVSQDTTSITDNLLQLPKRRKTSDFF
- the GSC2 gene encoding homeobox protein goosecoid-2 codes for the protein MSSEPASDADASRRGLKKPRSFSIEDILSSPAEKSPQVLVPLCLRGILDCTPKGLCGLEAIPASSLQEEEEEELEELEGPGCNCCCCSHTSTRSLQESPSWLDARFPWPMRLFHSAVRVCKSPQGNPSELQTFHQIQRRTRRHRTIFTEDQLQALETLFHQNQYPDVITREHLANRIHLKEERVEVWFKNRRAKWRHQKRASASALILQSTKKPSEESC